CTTCTCGCCTACACCGATCGCCAGGGTGAATCGCTGAGCGCCGCCCGTGTCGCGACGATCATGCGCAGCGGCGTCCGCACGTTCGTGCGCGCCTACGCCCGGCCCTGACGCTCCGCCGCCGATACAGATCGGGGGCCGACACGCCAGATGTCGGACGGATGCCGCAAAAACGGCCTGCATCTGGCGTGTCGGCCCCCAGAATGCAACGGGCGGCAACGGGCGGAACGGAGAACGGCGAGAACGGGGACCGGAAGACCGGACCGGGGTGGCGTCAGCGCAGGGCGTGCTGCTCGATGAAGGCGCGCAGCGCCTGTTCGTCGTCGGCCATCTCGGTGACGTGCTGCGGGGCCTCCAGCATCTGCTGCAGCTCCGGTGAGAAGTCCAGGTCGACGCCGATCGCCTCGGTGATGGTCTCGGCGAACTTCTGCGGCTTGGCGGTCTCGAGCACCAGCATCGGCACATCGGCCTCCACGAAGGAGCGCGCGATGGTCACGCCGTCGGCGGTGTGCGGGTCGATGATCTCGCCCGTGCTCTCGTGCACGGAGCGAATCGTCTCCAGCCGGTCGGCATGCGTGGAGGTACCGCTGACGATGCCGAACTCGCTCTCGAACCGGGGCTGCTCGGCGGAGAGGTCGAAGAACCCCTGGGAGTCCAGCTCTGCCCACGCGCCCACCACGCGCTCCGGGGAGCGCTCGAGAAGCTCGAAGATGAAGCGCTCCAGGTTGGATGCCTTGGAGATGTCCATCGACGGGCTCGAGGTGGCGTGCGTGTCGGCGGCCGACCGGGGGCGGTAGATGCCGGTGCGGAAGAACTCGTCCAGCACATTGTTCTCGTTGGCGGCGAGCACCAGGCGGCGGATCGGCAGGCCCATGTTCTTCGCGAAGAAGCCGGAGAGGATGTTGCCGAAGTTGCCGGACGGCACGGTGAACGACACCTCGAACCCGTCGCGGAACTCCGGCTCCACAGCATCCGTCACCCGCAGCCAGGCCCAGAAGTAGTAGACGACCTGCGCGGCGATGCGGCCCAGGTTGATGGAGTTCACCGCGCCCAGGTGCTGCTCCCGCTTGAAGTCGAGGTCGCCGGAGAGCTTCTTGACCAGGTTCTGGCAGTCGTCGAACACTCCCTCGACAGCGATGTTGTGCACGTTCGCGTCATCGAGGGAGTACATCTGCGCGCGCTGGAACGAGCTCATCCGACCCTGCGGCGAGAGCATGAACACCGAGACGCGCTCCTTGCCGCGCAGCGCGTGCTCGGCGGCCGAGCCGGTGTCGCCGGAGGTGGCGCCGACGATGTTCAGCACCCGGTCCTTCTTCTCCAGCACATAGGCGAGCACCTGGCCCAGGAACTGCATCGCCATGTCTTTGAACGCCAGCGTCGGGCCCTCGGAGAGCCCGACCAGCGCGATGCCGTCACCGATCGATCGCAGCGGCACGACATCGTCGGGGAAATCTGCGTAGGCGGCTGCGGTCATGCGGGCGAGGTCCTCGCGGGGAATGTCTGTGGCGAACAGCCCGAGCACCTCTGCCGCGAGCTGCGGGTAGGTGAGCGCACGCCAGCGCTCCAGCGTCTCGGCGTCGACAGTCGGCAGCTGCTCGGGCACGGCCAGGCCGCCGTCGGGGGCGAGTCCTTCGAGCAGGGTCTCGCTGAACGGCTGCGGCTGCATGCCGCCGCGGGTGGAGATGTATCGCACGCTGAACTCCTCGGGTCTGCCGCTCGGGGTTTCCATTCTCGCAGGGACAGCCCTCGGCCGGGGCCGCATGACACCTGGCGGCGGTAAGACTGAAGAGAGGTATCGCACGGATGCCGAAGCCGGAAGGAGCATCATGACCAGGATCGACATGGCCCGCACGAACAAGCTCGGTTACGCCGCCGTCATCGGGATGGAGGCGTATTCCAGCAAGGCCGTCGAGAAGCGCCTGTACGAATTGATCAAGCTGCGCGCGTCGATCCTGAACGGCTGCGGATACTGCGTCGACATGCACGCCACGGACGGGGCGAAGCGCGGCATCCCCCAGCGCACGCTGCACGCGGTGGGAGCGTGGCAGCATGCGAAGAACCTCTTCGAGCCGAAGGAGCTCGCGGCTCTCGCGCTGACGGATGCGATCACGAAGCTGGGCCCGGACACGGTGACCGACGAGATCTGGGATGCCGCCGCGGAGCACTTCTCGGAGAGTGAGCTGGGCGGAATCGTGATGGCGATCTGCACCATCAACGTGTGGAACCGCATCGCGATCGCCACCGAGATGGCGCCGCCCGTCGACGAGAAGAACCCGATCGTCTGATGGCGCTCAGCCGAGCAGGTGCCGCAGATACCGGCCCGGCCCATCGAGGAACGATCGCCAGTGCCTGACGAGTTCCAGATCGTCCCACTCCGTCTCGCGGAGACCCCACTCCCCGACTTCGAGGATCCGAGCTCCGGGCAGGGCCGCGAGAACGGGCGAGTGGGTGGCGCACAGCACCTGTCCGCCTTCATCGGCGATGCGCTGCAGCACCGAGATGAGCGTGAGCGTGGAGCTGAACGACAGCGCCGCTTCGGGTTCGTCGAGACAGTAGAAGCCGGGCTCGTCGAAGCGTGTGTTCAGCACCTCGAGAAACGACTCGCCGTGACTCATCTCATGGAACCGTGAGGTGTCCCACTTCGACGGGTTCTCCTCGAGGTAGGTGTAGAACGAGTGCATCGTCTCGGCGCGCAGGAAGAATCCCCACCGACTGGCGCCCACACCGCGCTGAATGCGCAGCCAGTCCGACAGTGGAGACTCCGTGGCCCGAGTGCGGTGCTGCGCGCCGCGCGAACCGCCTTCGGGCGACAGTCCGTAGGCGATGGCGACGCCCTCGACGATGGTCGACTTGCCGCTTCCGTTCTCACCGATCAGGAAGGTCACCCCCGGCCCGAACTCGATCCCGTCACGCAGCACCTGTGCGACGGCCGGGATGCTCATCGGCCAGCGTCGGCTCGACACGGGTGCATCGTCGTTCGGATGCACGGCGACGACAGGATGCTGGCGCCGCGCTCCCGTGGATTCCCAGTACGCCGTCATGCTGACCTCCCCGTCGCTACCCGCTCAGAACAGCGCGGCCGGCAGAGCCCCCTCGTGCTCGAGCAGCCAGCGCTTGGTCAGCAGGCCCTCGCCCTTCGCGCCGCCTGAGTAGCCGCCGAGTCCGTCGCCGGCGATGACGCGATGACAGGGGACGATGAGCGGGACCGGATTGGCGCCCATGATCGCGCCGATCCCCGTGCCGGCACTGCCGTTCCACTGCGCGTGGCGAGCTGGCCGTAAGTGACGGATTCGCCGAAGGCGACGGTATCGTGCAGTGCGGTCAGCACGGCATGCGTCGCCTCGGTCTGTCGCCCGAGATCCACGGGGAGATCGAATGAGGTCAGACGGCCGGTGAAGTACGCGTCGAGCTGCGACAGCGCCTCCCGCAGCAGCGGATCGTCACTGTCGGCCCGAGGACCGGCAGCATCCGTCTGCCAGAACACGCGTGTGATCGCCGCACCATCGCTGACCACGCTGACGCGACCGACCGGGGTCGAGATCGCGCTGTGGAACGTCATGCACCGAACCTACCCGTCCCCGCTCGGACAGATACGACAGCGAATCGCGCTCGCGCTGCACTTTCTGGCGGGCGCGCCAACGATAAGTGCAGCGGATGCGGAAAACTGCAGCGCGCGCAGGACCGAGGCCAGGTTCGCCTGCGCCGGCCGTCGACGAGAAGAACCCGGTCGTCTGATCGTCACTTCCCGCCCGGGCCACCGACCCGGATCCGACCGGGCAGGAAGGGCAGCACCGGTGCCCGGTACTCGAGCGAGGGCGCATGGTCGGGCTGGAGGACGGCCTCCGCCTGCCCGAAGCGCCAGATCCGGTTGAAGAGGAACACCCCGATGGTCACCGGCTCGTCGACCGGCACCTGCCAGGTTCCGATCCCCCACTGCACCGGCTGACCGCGACCCGCGAAGACCAGCGTCGGCCGGATGAACCCGTACAGCGCGAAGCGCGGTTTGCGCAGCACGATCTCGACGCGGCGGACAGGCTGTGCGGTCATGCTCCGAACGTACCAATGGCGCAACTGGTCGGTGGTCGGCCCGTCACATTCCGGCATGCCCGTTGTCGGGCGCTGATGGCTGCTACGCGTGCTGGGTCAGAGCAGGTAGTGCAGCAGCAGCTCGTCACCGGCGCGGAGCACGGATGCCAGCTGCGCGCCCGCCGGAGCGTACGATCCGCGCGCGATGCGGCCGGCGTCGCCGGAGTCGAGCGTCGGAGCGACGGTCAGATGCAGCGCGTCGACCGCGCCGGCGGACAGCAGCGAGCCGAGCAGGTGCGGCCCGCCCTCCGAATGGATGCGGTGCAGCCCGCGGGCAGCCAGATCATCGCGAAGACGACCCAGATCGGCATCCGTGTCCCCCACCGTCACGACGTCGGCGACCATCGCCAGCGCCTCACGGCGCTCGGCAGGAGCGGATGCCACGGTGTAGACGATCGGTCGCGCGGGAGCCTGCGTGAACAGCGGCGAGGCCGGATCCAGCGACAGGCCGCGGCTGACCGTCGCCAGCACCGGGTGCGGCGGCATCCCGGCATCCGTTCGCCACGCGACCGAGGCCTCCGAGACCCGCAGCCCGTCATACCCCTCTTCGCGCAGCGTCCCCGCCCCGACGAGCACGACATCGGCGGGCCGGCGCAGCAGTTCGAACAGCCGACGGTCCGCCGCGTCGCCGAGACCGCCCGACAGGCCGTGTCTGGTCGCCGCGCCGTCGATGCTCGCGACGAAGTTCGCCCGCAGCCAGGTGCGCCCCTCGGGGAAGGCGGTCTGCGCCAGCAGCGCCTCATCGTCCAGATCGGATGCCGGATCGGGCCAGATCCGGTCGATCGTCGCGTCATCGGATGTCATGGCGCTGCTCAGACATTCCTCGTCGGATGGGTGTTGTGCTCGAGTCGCACCGGCTGCCGCCAGCCGAGGATCGCCTCGATCATGCGCACCGCGTCGACGGTCTCGGGGATGTCGTGCATGCGCACGATCCGCGCGCCCTTGAGGACGCACGCGGTCATCGCCGCCAGCGATCCTGGCAGCCGCTCCCCCTGCGGCCGGTCGATCGACTCGCCGATGAAGTCCTTGTTCGAGACCGCGACCAGCAGGGGCGCATCGATCGAGGCGAGCTCATCGAGCCGGCGAGTGATCTCGAGCGTGTGCAGGGTGTTCTTGTCGAGGTCGTGGCCGGGATCGATGATCAGGCGGTCGCGCGGCACACCGGCCGCCTCGGCGCGTGCCATCCGCTCCACGAGGAACGCGCGCACCTCGCCGACGACGTCGTCGAAGTGCGCGGCCGGCTTCTCGGCACGGGGAGGTCCGACGCTGTGCGTGATCACGACGTGCGCGTCGCTCGCCGCCAGCACCTCAGCCATTCGCAGGTCACCCAGGCCGCTGGTGTCGTTGATCACGGCGGCGCCAGCCGCGATGGC
Above is a window of Microbacterium suwonense DNA encoding:
- a CDS encoding AAA family ATPase; protein product: MTAYWESTGARRQHPVVAVHPNDDAPVSSRRWPMSIPAVAQVLRDGIEFGPGVTFLIGENGSGKSTIVEGVAIAYGLSPEGGSRGAQHRTRATESPLSDWLRIQRGVGASRWGFFLRAETMHSFYTYLEENPSKWDTSRFHEMSHGESFLEVLNTRFDEPGFYCLDEPEAALSFSSTLTLISVLQRIADEGGQVLCATHSPVLAALPGARILEVGEWGLRETEWDDLELVRHWRSFLDGPGRYLRHLLG
- the folP gene encoding dihydropteroate synthase; the protein is MTGVEGTDAERAATRTDAGAAGHRMLRRIGTRDFDFSQQVAVMAVINRTPDSFYDKGATFALDRAVQSALRAADQGADWVDVGGVPFGRGPAVSTAEEIERVVPVVAAITAARPELVISVDTNRADVAEQAIAAGAAVINDTSGLGDLRMAEVLAASDAHVVITHSVGPPRAEKPAAHFDDVVGEVRAFLVERMARAEAAGVPRDRLIIDPGHDLDKNTLHTLEITRRLDELASIDAPLLVAVSNKDFIGESIDRPQGERLPGSLAAMTACVLKGARIVRMHDIPETVDAVRMIEAILGWRQPVRLEHNTHPTRNV
- the thrC gene encoding threonine synthase — protein: MRYISTRGGMQPQPFSETLLEGLAPDGGLAVPEQLPTVDAETLERWRALTYPQLAAEVLGLFATDIPREDLARMTAAAYADFPDDVVPLRSIGDGIALVGLSEGPTLAFKDMAMQFLGQVLAYVLEKKDRVLNIVGATSGDTGSAAEHALRGKERVSVFMLSPQGRMSSFQRAQMYSLDDANVHNIAVEGVFDDCQNLVKKLSGDLDFKREQHLGAVNSINLGRIAAQVVYYFWAWLRVTDAVEPEFRDGFEVSFTVPSGNFGNILSGFFAKNMGLPIRRLVLAANENNVLDEFFRTGIYRPRSAADTHATSSPSMDISKASNLERFIFELLERSPERVVGAWAELDSQGFFDLSAEQPRFESEFGIVSGTSTHADRLETIRSVHESTGEIIDPHTADGVTIARSFVEADVPMLVLETAKPQKFAETITEAIGVDLDFSPELQQMLEAPQHVTEMADDEQALRAFIEQHALR
- a CDS encoding MGMT family protein, which codes for MGANPVPLIVPCHRVIAGDGLGGYSGGAKGEGLLTKRWLLEHEGALPAALF
- a CDS encoding carboxymuconolactone decarboxylase family protein; amino-acid sequence: MTRIDMARTNKLGYAAVIGMEAYSSKAVEKRLYELIKLRASILNGCGYCVDMHATDGAKRGIPQRTLHAVGAWQHAKNLFEPKELAALALTDAITKLGPDTVTDEIWDAAAEHFSESELGGIVMAICTINVWNRIAIATEMAPPVDEKNPIV
- a CDS encoding dihydrofolate reductase family protein: MTSDDATIDRIWPDPASDLDDEALLAQTAFPEGRTWLRANFVASIDGAATRHGLSGGLGDAADRRLFELLRRPADVVLVGAGTLREEGYDGLRVSEASVAWRTDAGMPPHPVLATVSRGLSLDPASPLFTQAPARPIVYTVASAPAERREALAMVADVVTVGDTDADLGRLRDDLAARGLHRIHSEGGPHLLGSLLSAGAVDALHLTVAPTLDSGDAGRIARGSYAPAGAQLASVLRAGDELLLHYLL